The genomic DNA GATCGCCCGGTGTGCGAGCGGCGGGTACGCAAGGTCCTCGAGACCACGTAGGGGCGCGATTCATCGCGGCCGTTGTTTGTTTGCTGCATCGACGGACTCGTCGGCGCGATGAATCGCGCCACTATAGGAGTTGCCATGCCTACTGTGACTGCTGCCGTTGACATCGCCGCCCCGCTCGACCGGGTCTATGCCCTGTCGCGCGACATCGAGGCCTTCCCGAGCTTCATGCCCGACGTGCAGGAGGTGAAGATCCTCGAGCAGCACCCGGACGGCTACCAGCGCAGCTCGTGGGTCGGTATCGTCAAGGAGTTCAAGCGCACGATCTCGTGGACGGAGGAGGACCACTGGGACGACGCCGCTCATACCTGCCGGTTTGAGCAGACGGAGGGCGACTTCGCCCTCTACCGGGGCGACTGGCGCTTTGACGCCGCCGACGCCGGGACCCATGTGGAGCTGGAAGTAGAGTACGAGTATGACGTGCCGCTGATCGGCAATCTCATCAAAGCGCTGCTGAAGCGCAAGATGCAGGAGAACTGCGACAACATGCTGGCCGCGATCAAGGCGCAGGCCGAGAAGGCCTAGCGGCTTCAGGCTACCGCAGATAGCGAACAGGGCCTCCCGGCGACGGGAGGCCCTGTGGTGTCTCTGGGAGGCAGATGGGGGCGCTAGCCCGCTGCGTCCCCGGTCGGCGCCTCGGCGGCCGGCTCCTCCTCGTCCTCGTGCGGTATGAATACCTGCTCCACGTGCTCCGCCGGCAGCTTCCGCGTGACCGCGGACACCAGCGGCAGCACGACCAGCGGCACCAGCATGGCGATGGCGCTGGCCACCGGGATGATGGGGGACTTGGCGATGGGGATCAGCCCGCCGGCGGGGGCCGGGAAGCGCATGAAGATCGGCACGCCCACGGCGATGGCCAGCCCCACGAAGGCCGCGACGACGGCCCCCGTCCGCGTGGCGCCCTTCCAGAACAGCCCGTAGACGTACGGCGCGATGAAGAAGCCCGCCAACGCGCCCCATGAGAAGGCCATCATGTTGACGATGAAGCTGATCTTGCAGGCCGCCAGCATGACGGACACGCCGACGAAGATGCCGCACAGCACGCGCAGCACCGCGACACCCTTCGGGTCGGCTGCCGTACCCTTGACGCGATAGCCCAGCAGGTCCACGGAGATGGCGGCGCTGGACACCAGCACCAGCGAGGCGAGAGTGCTCATCGAAGCCGCCAGGACGATCAGCAGAATCAGGACCGTGAACCAGGGCGGCATGTGCGTAAAGAGCATGAAGGGCACGATCTTGTCGGGCTCAAGCTTGGCGTCGAAGGGCAACTGGGTGGCCTGCAGCAGCAGGTGGCTCATGCCGCCGGTGAAGTACGCGCCGCCGGCGATCAGGATGCAGAAGGCCGTCGAGATGACCGTGGCGGGCAGGATGTCCTTGGGGCGCCTGATCGAGTAGAACTTCTGCACCATCTGCGGCATCCCCCACACGCCCAGGCTGGTGATGAGCACGAGGGAGGCCAAAGTCAGCCAGCCGGGCACCGGCCCGGGGGCAAATAGGCCGGGTGTGTTCTGCGGTTGCAGGCCTTGCGAGACGGCGCTGGCGATACCACCCACCGGCGCCGAGATGAGCGCGATCATGATGATGACGCCGACGATCTGGACGAGGCCCTGGAAGAAGTCGGTCAACGTGACGGCCAGGTAGCCGCCCATCAGCAGGTAGATGCCGGTGATGAGGGCCATCATGCCGACGGCGGTGAGGTAGTTCACGCCGAGGTTCTGCTCGAACAGGTAGGCCA from bacterium includes the following:
- a CDS encoding SRPBCC family protein; amino-acid sequence: MPTVTAAVDIAAPLDRVYALSRDIEAFPSFMPDVQEVKILEQHPDGYQRSSWVGIVKEFKRTISWTEEDHWDDAAHTCRFEQTEGDFALYRGDWRFDAADAGTHVELEVEYEYDVPLIGNLIKALLKRKMQENCDNMLAAIKAQAEKA
- a CDS encoding sodium:solute symporter — its product is MAARIAVVLLYILINVAIGYWSSRRVRNVGDFFIAGRKIGPWVSAFAFGTTYFSAVLFIGYAGKLGWGFGMNTLWIAAGNVLVGSLAAWFFLARRTRSMTARLDAITMPEFLHARYAWPAFRSISAVVIFIFLVPYSASVYQGLAYLFEQNLGVNYLTAVGMMALITGIYLLMGGYLAVTLTDFFQGLVQIVGVIIMIALISAPVGGIASAVSQGLQPQNTPGLFAPGPVPGWLTLASLVLITSLGVWGMPQMVQKFYSIRRPKDILPATVISTAFCILIAGGAYFTGGMSHLLLQATQLPFDAKLEPDKIVPFMLFTHMPPWFTVLILLIVLAASMSTLASLVLVSSAAISVDLLGYRVKGTAADPKGVAVLRVLCGIFVGVSVMLAACKISFIVNMMAFSWGALAGFFIAPYVYGLFWKGATRTGAVVAAFVGLAIAVGVPIFMRFPAPAGGLIPIAKSPIIPVASAIAMLVPLVVLPLVSAVTRKLPAEHVEQVFIPHEDEEEPAAEAPTGDAAG